A part of Cotesia glomerata isolate CgM1 linkage group LG4, MPM_Cglom_v2.3, whole genome shotgun sequence genomic DNA contains:
- the LOC123263865 gene encoding myosin light chain 1 isoform X1, with translation MSSLNPREIERAEFCFSIYDADGTNVIDAVDLGNVLRALNLNPTNASIERLGGTTKRGEKTISVEEFLPIFEQAKNDKDQGGYEDFLECLKLYDKQENGTMLGVELSNMLLTVGEKLEDAQAEEVLGECMDPEDEDGFIPYAPFLRRLCDRAAAEAE, from the exons ATG TCGAGCCTTAACCCCCGAGAAATCGAAA GGGCCGAGTTTTGTTTCTCGATCTACGACGCAGACGGTACCAACGTAATCGACGCAGTCGATCTAGGAAATGTATTACGAGCGCTAAATTTAAACCCGACAAACGCATCGATCGAGCGACTTGGAGGAACCACCAAACGAGGAGAGAAGACAATCTCCGTCGAGGAATTTTTACCGATTTTCGAACAAGCCAAAAATGACAAAGACCAGGGAGGTTACGAGGACTTTCTCGAGTGTCTTAAATTGTACGACAAGCAAGAAAATGGCACCATGCTTGGAGTTGAGCTTTCTAACATGCTTTTGACTGTTG gtgaaaaattaGAAGACGCTCAAGCAGAAGAAGTTTTAGGTGAATGTATGGATCCAGAAGACGAAGACGGATTTATTCCCTATGCAC cTTTTCTTCGTCGATTGTGTGATCGGGCCGCTGCTGAAGcagagtaa
- the LOC123263865 gene encoding myosin light chain 1 isoform X2: MSSLNPREIERAEFCFSIYDADGTNVIDAVDLGNVLRALNLNPTNASIERLGGTTKRGEKTISVEEFLPIFEQAKNDKDQGGYEDFLECLKLYDKQENGTMLGVELSNMLLTVGEKLEDAQAEEVLGECMDPEDEDGFIPYAPFLKKMMVLL; this comes from the exons ATG TCGAGCCTTAACCCCCGAGAAATCGAAA GGGCCGAGTTTTGTTTCTCGATCTACGACGCAGACGGTACCAACGTAATCGACGCAGTCGATCTAGGAAATGTATTACGAGCGCTAAATTTAAACCCGACAAACGCATCGATCGAGCGACTTGGAGGAACCACCAAACGAGGAGAGAAGACAATCTCCGTCGAGGAATTTTTACCGATTTTCGAACAAGCCAAAAATGACAAAGACCAGGGAGGTTACGAGGACTTTCTCGAGTGTCTTAAATTGTACGACAAGCAAGAAAATGGCACCATGCTTGGAGTTGAGCTTTCTAACATGCTTTTGACTGTTG gtgaaaaattaGAAGACGCTCAAGCAGAAGAAGTTTTAGGTGAATGTATGGATCCAGAAGACGAAGACGGATTTATTCCCTATGCAC cgTTCCTCAAGAAAATGATGGTCTTACTGTAA
- the LOC123263863 gene encoding uncharacterized protein LOC123263863: MSENPDSVAKDLVEVIMINVDNSIPSPDETLSARNSNTSISEILQKVAEMAEGLCTDLEGVQIGDYVVSMYKSPLEIQVKQAIENFKTEAAKGVIKGQGDGVENIPLPAENLPTPASPIAPEGPSAVEGDMSTLKRKKNLSLARRVWRSLRFTFSRRKN; this comes from the exons ATGTCTGAAAATCCCGATTCTGTTGCCAAAGATCTTGTAGAAGTTATTATGATCAACGTTGATAATTCAATACCTTCTCcag ACGAAACATTGAGTGCCCGAAATTCAAACACGAGCATCTCCGAGATCCTTCAGAAGGTCGCGGAAATGGCGGAGGGTCTCTGCACTGATCTGGAGGGCGTACAGATCGGAGATTACGTGGTCTCGATGTACAAGTCCCCTTTGGAGATCCAGGTGAAGCAAGCTATCGAGAACTTTAAGACAGAGGCCGCTAAAGGGGTCATCAAGGGCCAAGGAGATGGAGTGGAGAACATTCCGCTGCCCGCGGAAAATTTACCGACTCCAGCGAGTCCAATTGCTCCAGAAGGCCCAAGTGCAGTTGAGGGCGACATGAGTACCCTTAAaaggaagaaaaatttgtCCCTCGCTCGGAGAGTTTGGAGGAGCTTGCGGTTCACTTTCAGCCGgcgtaaaaattaa